GGCCATGCCGACCCGGTCTTCGTCCACGTGGTCACCGTGCCGTCAGCATCAGTCAGGGTGAACGAGGTCGCGGACAGCTTGGTCAGCACACTGCCATCCGCCGAGGCGTCGCCCTTCCCGGTGAACGACACCGGGTAGCTCGTCGCCGACCCGACCAGCTGGTACTCGGTCACGGTCGCGTCCGGGTCAGTCAGGGTCACCACCCCGGTCGTGGCGGAGTTGTCGGTCAGCGCCGTGTCGGCGTGCCCGGACGACGGGCCGGCCAGGTCCGCCACCCAGCCCGGCCCGAACACCCCGGAGGCGCCCGAGGTGTTGCTCGAGGGGTTCTTGGTGGTCAGGGTGCGGCCCACGCTCAGGCCGTCGCCGGTGAACTGGGACACCGCCGCGTCGGTCTCGTCGATGCTCAGGTCGCCCGTGAGCAGATCCACCGAGCCTGGCCCGAGGTCGGTGGCGGCGTTCTGGATGGCCTCGTTGTAGGTGACGACCGGGCTCGGGGAGCACACCGGGCTCGGGTCGCTGGAGCTGGTGCCCAGGCACGCCTCGACTCGCACCGGCTCCTGGGTGGGCGCCAGCGTGGTCTTCAGGTCCCACGTGTAGGACGGCAGCACCCCACCGGAGGCCTGCTGCGGCCACGACCCCGGATGTGTCGTCGTCCCGGGCACCACCACGTTGCCGACCGGGATCGGGGCGAACCCGAGCGCCGGGTTGCTGTTCGTGCCCGTGACACTCGGGTTCAAGGTGGTGGAGTACCGGTAGGTCACCCACGGCCGGGTGCTCGGCCCGGCGGCGGAGATGAGGGTGTATTGCGCGGTCTGGTCCCCGTCGTTCGGGGAGGTCAGCGCCGCCTGGCCGACGTTGAAGCTGTAGGTGGCCGAGGTGGTGTTCCCCGCGTTGTCCTGCGCGGTCACCTTGAACGAGTGCGGCCCGTTCAGCAGCGGCGTCGCCGAGGTCACCGTGAAGCTTGTGGTCGTCGTCGGCACGCTCACCGCGTTGTTCGCGTCCAGCTGGTAGCTGTAGCTGGCGAGGTCGCTGCTGGTGTCGGACCAGGAGATCGTCCCCGTGTTCGCCGACGTCCACGCTCCCGCCGGCCACGTGCTCGAGGAGATGCTCGGGGTCGCCGGCGCCGTGGTGTCCACGCTGAACACGTACCAGGCGGTCCATGGTCCGGTGTCGGTGCCGTCGTCGCCGCGGACCCGCCACTCATACGTCGACCCGTTCGCCAGCGTCCCGGACGGCACCTTCCAGGTCCCTGGCGCGTTGCTGTTCACGTTCGCCACCGTCCCCGAGGTCACCTCGGTCGTCGGGGAGGGGTTGTTCCCGGCCCACACCTCGAAGTCCAGCGTCTCGAACCCGCCGTCCACGTCATGGGCGACCGCGCGCAGGTCCGGGGTCCCCGACCGGGTCAACGCCGGAGAGGCGCACGCCGTAGTGCACGAGTCGATCAGCAGCTGGTCCGGCACCAGCGGCGGGGTGTTGTAGGTGACCGACAGGGTCGGGTTGTTCGCGAACTTCTTCCACCCCGCCACATCGCTCTCGGTTGCCGTCGCCGAGCGCAGCTCGAACGGATACGTCGACTGCGACGCCGCCACATCCGCCGCCACCGCGCTGGTGACCGTGAAGTTCACGCTGCCCTGCGGGCAGTTCACGCTGTCGAACCCCTTCGCCACCGTCTGCGTGTCCAACGCCGACCCCACGCTCGCCTGGGTGTTCCACGTCGTCGTCGAGTCGAACCCGCTCACCGCGTACACCGCGACCGGGGAGGCGGTGCACGACGAGGAGTACGCCTCCAGCGTCTGCAACGTCGCCGACAGGATGTGCTTACCGGTGAGGTCCTGGGTGAACGCGAACAGCGACCGGTTCAGCTCCGTCCCATCCGGTGACCCCACCCGGGCGTACGCGGAGGAGTTGTAGAAGCTCGTGGTCGGGTTCGTCGACTGCACATACGTCCACGCCGACCGGGCGATCGTGGTGGACGGGTCCAGCGTCACCGGGTACACCGTCGACGGGTCCGTCAAGAACGCCTGGTCCGGCGCCAGCGTCAACGCCGGGGCACCCTTCGTCCCGCCGAGCCCCCACTCCAGCTCCCGGGAATGCTTCGCCTCACCGGACCTCGCGTCCGTCGTCGCGTCGTACGCCTGCCCGGCGGAGGCGTACACCACCACGTTGCCCTTCGCGTCCGCCAGGCTCACCCCGCCATGACCCTTCGTGGCGGTCAACCCCGTCAACGACACCGGCAACGCCAGCGACAACGCCGAGGCCGGCGCCGAGCGCAGCACCATGGACAGCTCGAACCCGGTCGAGGTCGCGGTCAGCACCAGGTCCCCGTCCGCGCCCGGCACCGCGCCCGCATACGTCGCCGTATCCCCGGACAGGGTCGGGGTCGGCAACGTCGACGGCCACGACACGCTCACCTTGCTCTTGCCCGGCCCGCCCAACGTGACCAGCGGACCGCTTCCACCGTCCGAGAACACCAGGTCCTGCGGCACCGCCGCCGGGACCACCCCCGCCTTGCCCGCCACCAGCGTCGTGTCGATCGCCTGCCACGACCCATCGCTGGCCTGCACCCGCACCGGCAACTGGTTGGTCTCCGTGGTCACCGTCCCGTCCGGGTTCGCGAACGTCTGCGACACCTCCGTGCGCTGCGAGGTGTCCTCCACCCGATGCTTCAACAACCGCGCCGCCAACGCCGCCGACACCCAGTCCGGGCGCTCATAGGTCTCCGGCGTCGACGCCGCGGCAGCCGCCTGAACCGTCCCTGTGTCAGCCGCCGGCGCCGCATGAGCAGCAGGCGCCCCGGCCATCGACACCACCACCGCCGCGGACACCACGGCGATCACCGGCAGCCGCAACCCCCCACGAACGAAGCGGCGACGAACGAGGACACCACGACCACGAGCAGCCACAGACCACTCCACGATCTCGGCTGCCGCCACCGACGCCAGCCCCCGGACGAGTGACCACGGGCACTGACGGTCCGCGATCACTCACTCAGCGTGTGCTGAACTTGGGGCCGAACGTAGAGTTCCTGTGCGTTCGCTGTCAATGATCTACGGGTGAACGTTCAGATCGGAGTTACCCGATGGCAACAGAACTTGCTGCGCACATGGTCCGCACGGCCTCGACGATGTTCGCGGCTCACGGCTATAGCGCGGTCTCGGTGAGAACCATCGCGAACGCTGTGCATGCGGATGTCGCTGCGATCTACTACTACTTCCGGTCCAAGGACGCCCTGCTCGCCGCAGTTCTCGCGCCCTACCTTGCTCAGCAAATCAGTGTCACCGAGACGGCGAACGCTGCCCCCAGAGCCCAGCGAGCTCGAACCCTGCTGACCGGCCTCGTCGACGCGCGCGTCACCCATCCGGAGGCAGCAGCCATAGTGAACGATCCGGCGATAAGGGACTTGCCCCGGCGTCGAGCCGAAATCGAGCACGTCAACTCTCAGGCGACCCACAGTTTGCTAATCACGACCACCGGCCGGGGGGCCAGGCAGCGCGTTGAACTCGCGCTGACGCTTGTGGCGCATGGGCCGGTGACGGCACGATCTCGTTCACACACGTTGGACGCGGCAGTACGGCTCATCGAGGTCGTCTAGAGACTCGCACCGCCCGGAAGCCGCGTCCGACCTTGACCTGACCCAGCGGGCGACGAGGCCCTGCAGGCGCTCGTCCACCTGGCTACCCAGGAGCTCGACGGACGGGATCCGCCCAGGGCCCTGTCACCTACCACCGCCGACTCACCGATCGGCCGGGTGATCACCGAAGCGAATCGGGCTTCCGCGGCGCGGGGCGCGGACCGCCGCTGATCCTGGGCCTTGTTGATGTGGGAACGTCGGTGGGAACGGACTGCACAGAAGTGGACGGCACCAGCTGTCATGGGGTGTCAGGGGGAACGGCCTCTGACCTGCGGAAACGTCACCCGGGATCATGGGGTGTCACCGTCTGGCAGGCTTGGGCCCTGACTCATAATCCGTCGGTCGTGGGTTCGAGCCCCACCCGTCCCATGGATGAGGGTTGACGACGACGAGTTCGGAACAGTCACAGGTCGCCATCTCGGTGACGACTCTGACCAAGCGGTTCGGCGATCGGGTGGCGTTCGAGGATGTCAGCCTCGAGGTGGGGCGAGGCGAGGTGTTCGGGTTCCTCGGCCCCAACGGGGCCGGGAAGACGACCATGGTGCGAACCCTCGGTGCCCTGATCGCTCCTACGTCGGGATCTGCGACCGTGGCCGGCCTCGCCCTGACAGAAGAGAACGCGGTCAGCATCCGGGACCGCATCGCGGTCATGCCTGAGACACCCGGGCTGTACCTGCGCCTGACCGTCGCCGAGAACCTCGAATGCTTCGCCGGGCTGTACGGGGTCCGCGACCCGCATGCCCGCATCGCCCACGTTCTCTCGGCGGTGGGCCTGACCGACCGAGCCGCCGAACCCTGCGGGAAGCTGTCGAAGGGTCTGCGCCAACGCGTGAGCCTCGCGCGGGTCATGCTCAACGACGCCGAGGTCGTGTTCCTGGACGAGCCGACCTCCGGCCTGGACCCCGAGGCCTCGCGGGAGGTGTACGAGATCATCCAGGGACTCGGTGACCGCGGGGTCACCGTCTTCCTGACCACCCATCGCCTGGACGAGGCCGAGCGCCTGTGTCATCGAGTCGCGTTGCTCAACACCACGTTGCGCGCCGTCGGTCGGCCCGACGAGCTCAGGGCCCGTCTGTTCGGGGCCGGGGTGGAGATCAGAACCCGGCTTCCCCTCGCTGACCCGGCCGGGGTGTTCGCCGGGCTGCCGGGGGTCGACGCGTGGGAGCAGCAGGGGCCGACCACGTACCTGCTGACGGTGAGCGACGCCTCGGCGTCAGCACCCGAAGCAGTCCGGGCGCTGGTCGCGGCCGGCGCCGACGTCTTGTCCCTGACCCAGTCACGCCACTCCCTGGAGGACGTGTACCTGAGCCTGATCAGCGGCGACACCGAGCAGGGCGAGCCGTGAGCGTCGATGCCGGGAGGATCCGTGCGATCTACCGCAAGGAGCTCCGTGAGTACCGCCGGACCAGCACGATCGTGGCCACGATGATGGCCCTGCCCGTCGGCGTGGCCACCTTCCCGTTGCTGTTCGTGCTCTCGATGCCCACCTCGGCCGCGCACACCCTCCAGGGCGATCCGCTCATCGTCCTGTTGGGGATCCCGGCCCTCGTGCCCACGACGATCGCCGCGTATGCCGTCGTCGGCGAGCGGACGCAGGGGTCCTTGGAACCGGTCCTGACCACGGCCATCCCCGGTGACGAGCTGCTGCTCGCCAAGGCACTGGCCGCGCTCCTGCCCTCACTCGTCGTCTCCTACGGAGTCTTCGCCCTGTTCGCGCTCATCACCACGGTGTTCGCCCACCCGGGCGTGGCGGCCGCCGTTCTGAGCTGGCAGGACGTGTCGGTGCAGATCCTGTTCACGCCGTTGCTGGCAGTCCTGACCATCTGGATCGGCATCGCCGTCTCGACCCGCACCACGGACGTCAGGGTGGCTCAACAACTGGCCGCCCTGGCCGGCCTCCCGATACTCCTCGTCTGCTACCTGGTCGCCTTCGACGTCATTCCCGCGTCGATCGCGGTCGCCGTCGTCCTGGCTGTGGTCCTCGTCGTCGCTGACCTTCTCGGCTGGCGGGTCGTCTCGGTGGCCTTCGACCGAGAACGACTGATCACCAGCACTCGCTGACCGCACGAGTCGGGGCCGATCTCCTACGGTGTGGCCGTGATCACCGCTGCGCACGTCCTGCTGTTCAGCTCCGACGCAGAGGCCGACCGGGCGTTCCTCCGTGACGTCCTGGGCTGGCCGTTCGAGCGCGCCGGCGGCCCGGGGGACGACTGGCTCATCTTCCGGCTGCCTCCCGCCGAGGTCGCCGTGCACCCCACCGAGGGCGAGCCCACCGCGCAGCTGCATCTCATGTGCGACGACCTGACGGCGACACTGGCCGAGCTGGCCGCCCACGGAGTCCGGCCGACCGCCGAGCCCCGGGACCTGGGCTGGGGGATCTTCACGACGATCCCGATGCCCAGCGGAGCAGAGCTGGGCCTGTACGAGCCGAGGCACCGCACGGCCCACCAGCTCTGAGCAGCGGGGGAGGACCTTCGGCTCTGCCGCGGCGGCGGGACGGGGTCCGAGGCTGGGAAAGGTTCGAGGCTTGGGGAAGGACCGCGAGGCGAGGAGTCGACCATGGCCCAGGTGCTCGTGGCGTACGCCACCAAGAACGGCTCCACCGAGCAGGTCGCGAGGGTCGTCGCGGGAGTGATGGGCGAGGCGGGGGCCCGGGTCGACGTACGCCCTGCCGGCGCGGTCAAGGAAACGCTCGAGCGCTACTCACTCGTCGTGCTGGGCGGAGCCCTCTACCGCGGCCGGTGGCACCGCGATGCCCGACGCTTCCTCCGCCGGCATCGTGGCGATCTCGTGCACCGCCGCGTGGCGGTCTTCGGGATGGGGCCGCGCGAGGACGACGGGGCGGCCTGGCAGCGTTCGCGCACCCAGCTGGACAACGCCTTGGCCAGGTACCCGACGCTGACGCCGACGTCCGTCGCCGTCTTCGGCGGGGTCGACCCCAAGGGGCGCAAGGGGGCGCGGCGCGACCTGCGGGACTGGGACGCGATCAGGGCATGGGCGTACGCGCTGCTCGCGACGAAGCCGACCGACCAGGGCCTGCTGCCGTAGCCTCGCGTCCGGCCCGGCGCGGCGGCATGAAGACGAGGACGACGGCGACCGCGACCACCATCACGCCACCGCTGATCGCGGCTGTCACGTGCATCGCGTGGATGAAGGCGTCGCTGGCCGCGTGCAGCAGCGCGAGCCCACGGTCGGGGAGCAGGGCGGCGAGTTTCGTAACAACGACTTGCGTGGCGCCGATGGACTCTCCGGCGGGTCGGCGTACCGGAGCGGGCAGCACCGACAGCGACGAGGTGATCTGAGAGCGGTACACCGTCGACAGGACCGACCCGAGCACGGCGACCCCCAGAGCTCCGCCGACCTGCCGGACGGTGCTGTTGACCGACGAGCCGGCGCCCGCGCGCTGGGGCGGCAGGCTCTCGAGGACCACGGTCGTCGCCGGCGCCATGGCCAGCCCGAACCCGACACCCAGCCCGAACAGGATCGTCTCGAGCACCCACACCGAGGTAGCCAGGTCGACGACGGTGAACGACCCGAACGACAAGCCGATGAGGGCCAGCCCCGACGCGCACACGGCCCGCGGCCCGAACCGTGCGGTCAGCACCGAGCTGAGCGGGGCGAACACTCCGATCCCCACGGCCAGCGGCAGCAGCATGCTGCCGGCCCGCAGCGGGCTGTACCCGCGGTCGAACTGCAGGTAGTACGTGCCGAAGAGCATGACCCCGAAGAGCGCGAACGCCACGAGCGTCAGGGCCGTGACCGCGGATGAGAACGACGGGTTGCGGAACCAGGTCATGTCCAGCGCCGCGTCCGGGTTGCGGCGCTCGATGAGCACGAACCAGGCGAGGACGGCGACTCCGGCGAGCATCGAGAGGAGGACACGGGGGCTGGTCCAGTCGGAGCTCTCCCCGGCGCGGATCAGCCCGTAGACGAGGAGCACGAGGCCGGCGACCGCGAGCAGCACGCCGCGTACGTCGAGGTCGCGCGGGTGGTCGTCGCGGGACTCCGGGACGAGGACGGCGATCCCGACCAGTCCCGCCGCCACGATCGGGACGTTGATGAGGAACACCGAGCCCCACCAGTAGCCCGCGTCGAGCAAGGCTCCGCCCACCAACGGGCCGATGCCCACCGCCAGCCCGCTGAAGCCCGCCCAGATCGCGATCGCGCGTCCTCGTTCGGCGCCGTCGAAGACGTTGGTGATGATGGCCAGCGTCGCAGGGAACACGGCGGCGGCACCGCAGCCCATGACCACGCGCATCGCGATGAGCCGGTCTGGCGTCGCGGCGTACGCCGACGCGAGCGAGCCGAGCCCGAACAGCAGCAAGCCCCAGAACAGGACCCTTCGCCGGCCGATGAGGTCGCCGGTGACGCCGTACGGGAAGAGCAGCGCGGCGAAGGCCAGGGTGTAGCCGTCGATGATCCATTCCTGCTGGCTCTGCGTGGCACCCAGCTCCTCCTGGATGCTCGGCAGAGCCACGTTGAGCACCGTGTTGTCCAGCGTCACGACGAGGATGCTCACCACGAGGACACCGAGGATCGCCCAGCGCCTCCGGTGGACCAGGCTGGAGGCGTCGCCAACGCCGGTCTCGGCGACGACCATGCCACCAGCGTGACCCGCCTGGCGGCTGGACCCCAGGGCCGAACGACCCGATCATGAGGGCGTCACCAGCCAGGTGACCTTGGTCTCTAGCCATCCGGGTGAGGGGTACGCACCGTTGGCGGTGGAAGACCCGGTCGTGGAGGTGATCGGTGATGTCCAGCTCCGCAGGTCTCTCGGCGCTTCCCGGCGCTCCCGCTCCTGACCACCACACGCTGCTGAGCCGTCGGCTGCGCCGCGTCGGACTCGTCGTGTTCTTCGCGTCCGTCGCGATCAACGCCCTCATCGGGATCGCCGCGCTGCTGGTTCCGCACCCCGGAGAGCACGTGGGCAAGGTCCTCGGCACCTCGGTCACGGTGACCGTGGCCGTGCTCGCGATCCTCGTGTGCGCGCCCGCCCTCGAACGGCGGGCCATGTGGCCGGTCCCGCTGGTCGCCGTGGTGTCCGTCCTCGTGACGTTCGCCCTGTTCCAGGTCGTCATCTGGAGCACCTTCGCCAGTGACTCCTGGGGGAACGCGCTGGGCACGGTCGCGGTGGTCGCCGTCGCAAGCGTGCTGCTCTGCGTCCTCGCCCTGGCCCGGCTCGCTCCCCGTTTCCGGGTCGTCATGCTGGCCACGACGGTGCTCACGCTCCTGGCCGCTGCGATGGTCATCGTCGCCATCTGGGTGCAGCCGAGCGGTACGCCCTTCGGCCGCCTCCTCGGCGTCGTCATGGTGCTGCTCGCCGCGGGCGTGGTGAGCATGCCGGTCCTGCACCGGATCAGCGCACCGGAGCTGCGTCAGGAGGCGCTCGCCGGGGTGGACGTGGGCTACTGCCCGTTCTGCGGCCACGGCATCGAGCCTCTCGAGGTCGGTGCGCACGGAACCTGCCCGGCCTGCCACCGGGAGTTCGCCGTCCAGGCCTGACCCAGACCGGCTGTTCGCCCGCCGGCTACGCGGGCGACACCTGGGCGGGCGCGCGGCGGAGGTCGCTCACGAGCCGAAGGCCGTACACCGTCGCCGCGGCCAAGGCGACCGGCGCGGCGCTCAGCCACTGCCCCGCTCCGGAGCCGCCCTGGGTCACCAGGGCGTCAACGCCCAGCGCGAGGGTCCAGACCCCAGCCGCGCCGAACAGGCACATGGCGATGGTGTCCACCACCGAGCCGGGCAGCAGGGCCCAGCGCCGGCGCCCGTCGGGTCGGCGGCGCAGGGCCCAGAAGAGCGCGAGCGCCACGGCACCGAGCAGACCCATTGCGATCCGGTACGTCACGACCTCGCCGGCCCAGTCCTCGATCGCGGCGGCCCGGCAGCTCGTCGCGTGCGGGCTGAGCGCGAGCCAGCGAGCGCAGTCGGCGGGGGCGAGCACCTGGTCGGGCCGTACCGCGGCCAGCGCGCCGTTGCCGCCGATGAGCCCGATGACCAGCGCGATGACCCCGCTGGCACCCACCGCGAGCGCCCCGACGGCTCCGAGCAGCAGCGCGGTCGCGAACACCTCCCGGACCAGCACGCGCAGCGGTACGCCCTGCCGGCGGGCCTCGGCACCCACGACCTCGTGCACCGGCCCGAAGCGGTCGACGGCGGCCCGCTCGGCCGCGGTGCGCTCCAGTCCGGCCGCCACCCCACGCTCGGTCTCGTCCCGCAGATGCTCCTCGGCCTCGGCGAGCAGGTGGCGGGCCTCGCGCGGCGGCAGCGCGCCCGCCTGCGCGAAGAGCTGGTCCAGGTAGGCCTCCAGCGGGGAGTCGCTCATGCCGGGCTCGCCGCGGGATTGTCGGCGAGGCCGATCGGGCGCAGCACGCGGTCGACCGCGGCGCGCAGCGCGTGCCAGTCACGGGTCTGCGCGCGCAGCGCCGTACGGCCGTCCGGGGTGATCCGGTAGACCCGCCGCCGGCGGCCCGAGACGGGCTGCCAGTCGCTGGCCAGCAGACCCTGGTCCTCGAGGCGGTGCAGCGCCGGGTAGACCGAGCCCTCGGCGAGGTCGAGGAAGCCCTCGCTGCGCTCGCGCAGGGTGGAGATCACCTCGTAGCCGTGCCCGGGGGAGTCGGCGAGCGCGCCGAGCAGCACCAGGTCGAGCTGGCCACGCAGCCGGTCGGTCGACATACCTCGATGGTCTAGGTAATGTCGGCCCGCGTCAAGGTCAGTCGCCGGCGAGGTCGCGGCGGGCGAACCCGATGCCCCCGACCACCATGGCCGCGGCGCCTAGGGCCAGCACGACGGCGTTGCGGCCCCAGTCCGGTGCGATCGCGGGGGCGGCGCTCATGTGGTGCAGGATCGACAGGTCGAGCAGCCAGTGGTTGGCGTTGACGACGCCGCCGATCAGCTCGACGAGGAAGGACCAGGCGACGACGCCGTACGCCGCCAGCGCGGTCCCCCTCGGCCAGAAGCCCATCGCCAGGGCTCCGACTCCCACGACGAGGACGCCCGGCGGCAGGACGTTGAGGGAAGCACCCAGCAGCGACGGCAGCCCCAGGCTGGAGTTCTGCAGCGCGGCCCCGATCCACGTGCCGAGGCCCGCGGCCAGCCCGACGGCTGCGACGAGCGCGAGCGCGATCGCCAGCCGCCCGGTGAACCACGCGGTCCGCGAGTACGGGCGCACCAGGATGTGGTCGAGTCGCCCGCTGGACTCCTCCGCCCGCGTCGCCCCGGCCTGGACGGCGGCCACCAGGGACACCATGGTCGCGATGATGAGGAAGGCCAGCCCGAGGTAGACCTTCGCGCTGGCCCCGGCCGCCCCCAGCTTCGAGACGATGCTGCTGATCGTCGAGTTCCCGGCGAGGGACTCACCAGCCGACTTCGCGATGCTGCCGAGCAGCAGCCCCCAGACGACCGCCCCGGCCGCCCAGGCGAGCGCCACCGGCCGGGTCAGCCGCACACCGAGGCGGGTCGGCCCGCCCAGCAGCGCCGTGCGCGCCCGGGCGTCCTGGCGGTCCGGCATCGTGGAGGCGCCGAGGTCACGGCGGCCGGCCAGCTCGACGGTGGCGACCACCGCCGCGGCGATGAGGGCGAGGATCGGCACGAGCGGCGCCACCTCGTCCCCGGCCAGCGGTCGCAGCTGCTCCACCCACCCGAGGGGGGTCAGCCAGCGAAGCCAGTCCAGGCCGACGCCGGAGTCGGCGACCATGCGCAGCCCGTACGCCACCCCGAGCACCGCCCCGCACCACGCCGCCGCCTGCCGACGTGTCGGCGCCAGCTGGCTGGCCAGTGCGCCGAGGGCGAGGAACATGGCCGCCGAGCAGACGAGGGACAGCGCCAGGAACAGCGCCGGCCCGGCCCCGACCCCGACCTTCGAGGAACGCCCGACCGCGACGGCGGCGACGGCGGGGATCGCCCAGAGCACGACGATGCCGATGCCGAGCCCGACGAGGGCCTGGGCCGCGGCGCGCCGGCGCGTGGTCCGTCCGGAGAGCAGGTGCTCCCATCGTCCGGCGTCCTCCTCGCCGCGCAGCAGCTTGGTGCCGAGGAGCAGCCCCCACACGGCACCGGCGATGCTCAGCACGCCGAGGGTGCGCCACGCGGTGAACCCGGCCACCGTGTCGATGGCGTGCGCGGGGCCGATGATCGCCGACACGGCCGGGTTGGAGCCCAGGGACTGCGCCAGCCGGTCGCGCTCGGCCTGCGTGGGATAGGCCGAGGCGTAGCCGAGGGCGGACGCGGCGACGTACAGCGCGAACACCGCCCCCCAGAGCAGTGCCGACCGGCCGGCCTGCCTGCTCGTCTGGACGCCCACCACCGCCCCGGGGCGCCGGGTGGTCGGCTGGACGACGGTCGCCGCGCTCATGGGGCGGTCCCGCCCTCGCCGTCGCCGTAGTGGGCGAGGAACAGCTCCTCGAGGGAGGGCTCCCGGCTCAGCAGCTCACGAACTCCCGCGTGAGCCAGGGTCTCCAGCAGCGGCTGGACCGGTCCGGTGACCTGGCAGCGGGCGGTCCGACCGCTCACCTCGACCTTGGTGACGCCGGGTACGGCCGACAGGTCCGGCACCGGCCCGTCGAAACTCGCCTCGACGGTGAGCGCCGCGAGATGGCGCAGCTCGGCGAGGGTGCCCTGGTCGACCAGCACCCCTCGGCGCAGGATCCCGACCCGGTCGCAGAGCGCCTCCACCTCGCTCAGGATGTGCGAGGACAGGAAGACGGTCTGTCCCCGCACGCGGGCCTCGGCGACGCAGCCGCGGAACACCTGCTCCATCAGCGGGTCCAGGCCGGCGGTCGGCTCGTCGAGCAGCAGCAGGTCGGCGCGCGTCATCAGGGCCGCGATGAGCACGACCTTCTGCCGGTTGCCCTTCGAATAGGCCCGGACCTTCTTGGACGGGTCGAGGTCGAAGCGCTCGATCAGCTCGGCGCGGTACGCCGGGTCGGCCGCGCCCTGGACCTTCCCGAGCAGGGTGAGGGTCTCGCTGCCGGTCAGCGACGGCCACAGGTTGGCCTCCCCGGGGACGTAGGCCACGCGGCGGTGCGCGTCCACCGTGTCGCGCAGCGCGTCCAGCCCGAAGATCTCGGCCCGCCCGGAGGTGGGCCGGATCAGCCCCAGCAGCAGCCGGATCGTGGTCGTCTTCCCCGCCCCGTTGGGCCCGAGGTAGCCGAACACCTCGCCAGGGGCGATCTCGAGGTCGAGGTCGGCGAGCGCCCGGACGCCGCCGA
The DNA window shown above is from Actinomycetes bacterium and carries:
- a CDS encoding ABC transporter ATP-binding protein; its protein translation is MSSAAIRTEGLSKSFGGVRALADLDLEIAPGEVFGYLGPNGAGKTTTIRLLLGLIRPTSGRAEIFGLDALRDTVDAHRRVAYVPGEANLWPSLTGSETLTLLGKVQGAADPAYRAELIERFDLDPSKKVRAYSKGNRQKVVLIAALMTRADLLLLDEPTAGLDPLMEQVFRGCVAEARVRGQTVFLSSHILSEVEALCDRVGILRRGVLVDQGTLAELRHLAALTVEASFDGPVPDLSAVPGVTKVEVSGRTARCQVTGPVQPLLETLAHAGVRELLSREPSLEELFLAHYGDGEGGTAP